ATCGAAGAGTCTTTTTTGTTGCGTGCGCTTGTCGCGCCGGGCTCGTCCATCCCGATCACTTCGGAGGCATGGTGTACCGTGACTCCGGTCGGGACTGAGCCGGCCTTCGAAAGCTCCTCGTCTATCCTTGCCTTGTCTCCGACTATCACGACCTCAAAACCGTATTCTGTAGCGGCAAGGATCGCGCCCTCTACTACCACCTTAGGCGCGTAATCCCCTCCCATACCGTCAACGGCTATCCTCATTTCTTCTTCACTTCCTTAGTCTTGATGTTGATGACCTTGCGCCCCTTATAGTATCCGCAGCTCGGGCATATCTGATGCGGTCTTACGGGCGCGAAACACTGCGGGCATTTAGTGACCTCGGGGGTAACCAGCACCTGGTGCGTGCGCGATTTATCGCGCCTCATTTTGGAATGTTTTCTTTTTGGTAGTGCCATTTATTTACTCCTTCTTTAGTTGCCGCTTTTCTCTATCCGGTTCCATCTCTGCACGTCTGTCTTGTGGCCGCAGCTGCCCTCGTTCAAGTTCTTGCCGCAGGCCTGGCATAGTCCCTTGCAGCCGTCCTTGCATAACGGCTTGACAGGGTATTCAAGTATTATCTCCGAGCGTATATCGTCGGTGAGGTCCAGGGTCGTCTTTCCCTTTAAGTCATAACTGAAATCGAAATCCTTTTTGAAATCTACGGTGTAGGAAGAAAGGCAGCGGCTGCATACCGCCTCGATCCTGCCGCTCGCGGAGACATGCACGTATGCCTCGTCCTTATCCCTGCCTATAAAAACGGAAAGGGATACCGGCGTGACGAATTTCAGGTCGTCCCGCGCCAGGTCCAATTCCGAGGCGTTTTGCTTTTCCTCGATAGCGAGCCCTTCATTCGGGATGTCGTTTATCTTTATCTTCATCTTGATTTTTGCGCCAGCGCCTTGGCGACGAAAGGCGGGACAAAGCTCTTTACGTCGGCCCCGAGCGCGAACGCTTCCTTTATAAGTTTTGACGAAAGGTAAGAATAGGATTCGGAGGGCATCATGAATATCGTCTCGATATCCTGTGCCAGTTTCCTGTTGGTCAAGGCCATCTGGAACTCGTATTCGAAATCCGACAGCATCCTCATGCCCCGGATCATGACCCTTGAGCCCTTGCCCCTTACGTAATCGACGGCCAGGCCGCCGAAATCCTCGATGACAACGCCCCTCATGCCCCTGGTCGCCTTCTTGAGCATCGCTATCCGCTCATCCACGCTGAAGAGGGGTTCTTTTTCCGCGTTGTGCGCGACCGCGATTATAACGGTATCAAAGATCTTGAGCGCTCTCTTTATAAGGTCTATGTGGCCGTAAGTTACGGGGTCAAAAGTCCCCGGGTAGACCGCTTTTCTCTTCATTATTTGGTTTGGCCCTTACAGTAAAAAGAAACCAGCGTGTCGCCGTACCTTGCGGTACGAAAGAGCCTCAGACCCCCGCTTGAATCGGGTAACAGGTCATGCTTGGAATGCTCTATAACCGCTACGCCAGTTTCGGATAATATATCACAATCGGCCAGTAATGACAAGGTTTTTTTGGCGATCTCCTTATAGTAGGGCGGATCCATGAAGATAATGTCGAATTTGGCGCGTTCCCCGTAAAGCCTCCGGACGGCCGCCTGGAAATCCGCGCAAATGACCCCGGTCTGCCCCGCCCCGCCCGGGAGAAGCCCCACACTTTCTCGAAAGTGTGGGACAAGCCCCGCACCTTCATGAAAGTGCGGGACGAGGGCCTCTATGTTCTCTTTTATCGCCTTTATTGAGGCGCGGTTGTTGTCCGCAAATATGCAGGAGGCAGCGCCGCGGCTCAAGGCCTCCAGGCCAATGGCCCCGGAACCGGCAAAAAGGTCTAGCGCCTTCGCTCCCTCCACCGCCTCTCCCAGAATATCGAAAATGGCCTTGCGGACGTTATCAAGGGTGGGCCTTATGCCGCCCGGCGCCTTGATCATCCTGCTCCTGAAGATGCCGCTTGTTATACGCATATCACGCCTTGAGCTCCGTCTTCCCGGAGAACTTACGCCTGATGATATCCCTGATCTGCCTGTGCCCGGGCGCCTTAAGCTCGGGATCGCCTCTCACGAGGTCGAACGCCTCCTTGCGCGCTGCCTCAAGCTGTTTTACGTTCGCAACAAGGTTGGCGTAGCGCAATTCCGGAAGCCCGTGCTGTCTTGTCCCGAAGAACTGGCCCGGCCCGCGCAGTTGTAAATCCTCTTCCGCGATATTAAATCCGCTGGTCGTGCCGATAAGGGCTTTGAGCCGCTTCTTCGCCTCTTCAGATTCGGTATCGGAGAGTAAAATGCAATAAGAGCGCTGGTTGCCTCTTCCTATCCTCCCCCGCAATTGGTGGAGCTGGCTCAACCCGAACCTCTCGGGATTCTCGACTAGCATCACCGAGACATTGGGGTTATCGATGCCGACCTCTATGACCGTCGTCGATACGAGGATCTGCGCCTTGCCGGATTTGAAATCAGCCATCACGCGTTCTTTCTTCTCGCTATCGAGCCTGCCGTGGACCAAGCCGACCTTAAATTGCGGGAAGACCTCTTTTTTGAATTTTTCATACATATCGGCCGCGGCCTTAAGGTCTTCTTTCTTGCCCTTTTCTATCAACGGATAGACTATGAACGCCTGGCTTCCGGCAGCGACTTCCTGGGCGATAAATTTATATATCCCCTCGCGCCTCTGCTCCCCGACCCAATAGGCCTTGGGAGGTATGCGCCCCTTAGGCATTTCGTCGAGTATGGAGAGATCGAGGTCGCCGTATAATGTCATCGCGAGCGTCCGCGGTATCGGCGTGGCGGTCATGAAAAGCATGTCGGGGTTAAAACCTTTTTGCTTCAACTGGACCCGCTGGTCGACGCCGAACTTATGCTGTTCGTCTATCGCGGCCAGGCCCAGGTCCTTGAATTTTACACCTTCCTGGATGAGGGCGTGGGTACCTATCACTATGTTCGCCCGGCCCTCTTCTATGAGGCGTTTCGCCTCGTCGCGCGCCTCATCTACGACGCTGTTCGTAAGTATGATGATATTTATGCCGAGCGGGCTGAGCAATTTGTTGAGGTTCATGAAATGCTGCTGGGCGAGTATCTCGGTCGGCGCCATAAGCACTCCCTGATAGCCATTCGATACGGTCAGGACGAGCGCATACGCCGCGACTATCGTCTTTCCGGAGCCGACGTCGCCCTCTAGCAGGCGATTCATCGGCTTCGTGCTGGCCATATCCTTCTCGATGTCGGCTATAGCTTTCATCTGGGCGCCGGTCAGATTGAACGGGATCACCTCTTTGAAAGATTCCAGAAGTTCCCCCCCGACCTTATGCGCGACTCCGTCATCCGACCCCTTTATCCTGGCCTTCCTCTGCGCGAGCGCGGCCTGCAGGGCGAAAAATTCATCGAAGACGATGCGCTCATACGCGGTTTTGCGAAGGGCCTCGCTTTTCGGAAAATGGATGTTGAAGAGCGCCTCTTTCAATTCCGGCAGGCCATTCCTCGCCCTTATCCCGGCGGGAAGAAACTCCTCCACCTCGTCGAGATACCTGTCGAGCAGGTTCTTGATGACCGAGCGCATCCCCCTCTGGCTTATCCCCTCCGTCAGTGGGTATATCGGGACAATCCTCCCTGTGTGTATCATCTCTTCGCCGTCGTCTTTTATTATCTCGAACTCGGGGTTCGTTATCTGTATATCCTTGTACCTCTCGACCTTGCCGTAAAGGACCACCTTGTCGCCGGATTTGAACATCTTCTGCATATATGGCTGGTTGAACCAGACCGCGTAGATGACCCCGGTATCGTCGCCCACCGCCATCTTAAATAACGCCAACCCCTTTCCCCGGCGCAAACCCGCGGTCAGGACCTCGCCCCTTATCGTGGAATACTCTCCTATTTTGACCTTATTTATCGTATTAAAACGGCTGCGGTCCTCATAGCGGCGCGGAAAATGGTAGAGCAGGTCCTCGACGGTCCCTATATCGAGGCGCGCGAGTATCTCGGCCCTCGCCGGCCCGACGCCCTTCACATACCGCACCGGGATCTCATTTAAAGGCTGATTTTTGGTGTTGATGTTTTTGTCCGCTTGTGTTATCATTATACCCCTAAATAATACTTCAAGGAGGAAGTCATGTCAAAGGTATGCGATATATGCGGCAAAGGCAAGATGGCGGGTAAGGCCATCAAACGCCGCGGTATGGCCAAGAAGGACGGCGGTGTCGGCCAGAAGATAACGGGCAGAAGCATAAGGCGTTTCGCCCCTAATCTACAAAGGATAAAGGTAAATCTGAAAGGCGTCATCAAGACCCTCAAAGTCTGCACTGCTTGCATCAGGTCGGGTAAAATAGTTAAGGCATAGCCCCCGCAAGGGGCTTAATTAAACTTCAGGTCCCTTGGGACCTTAATTAAACTTCAGGTCCTTAAGCTGCAGTTGTATCGATTCCTGCCCCTGCCATACATTTATCGAAGGCGTAAAAGCGAGATCGAAGACCAGCGAGGCGGAATCGAGTTTATAATCAAGGGCTTTCTTGAAACCGACCGCCTCGTAAGTCAGTTCCCCGTCCGTCACCCATATCTTGAGCGTATTATAGTTTAGTATCTTCGGCTTCGCTTTAAGCGACAGCCCCTTCACCGCGAAGACGGGTTTGCGGTTGCCTACCCCGAACGGCTCAAGCAGCTCCAATTCTTTGAGGAATTTCCTGGTGATATCCTTAAGCGATATCCATGCGTCTATCTCGAGTCGAGGGACCAGGTCCAGGGGCTGTAGGACCTCGTGCGCAACGGCGTTCAAGCTGTCGCGGAAGGCGTCTATATTTTCCTTGGAAATGGTTATGCCGGCCGCGTGCTCGTGCCCGCCGAACTCGATCAGGTGCTCCTTGCATTTCGTAAGCGCGTCGAAGAGGTGGAAGTTCCTTATCGAACGCCCGGACCCCTTCCCTGTATTTTCGTTGAACGCGACCAGTATCGTCGGCCTGTAGAATTTCTCGACTATGCGCGAGGCGACTATGCCTATCACGCCGGGATGCCATTTATCTCCGTGCAGGACTATGACCCTGTGCTCCTTGAAATTCACTTCGCGCTCGACCTTCGAGACCGCCTCTTTAAGTATCGCCGCCTCCATCGCCTGCCGCTCGCGGTTGCTCTTATCGAGCTCCTCGGCGAGTTTTTTCGCCTCTTCTTTATCGTCTGTCAGGAGCAATTTCAGCGAATGCATCGACGAATTCATCCTGCCCGAGGCGTTCAACCGCGGCCCCAGGATGAATCCCACAGTCTCGGTATAAAATTCCTTCTTCTTCCCTATCCCGGCTACTTCCATGAGCGCCCTTAAGCCCGCCCTCTGCGTCTTCGCCAGGTACTTGAGGCCGTGTTTTACCAGTATCCTGTTCTCACCGGTAAGCGGGGCGACATCGGATATCGTACCGAGCGCCACCAAGTCGAGGTCTTCTTCACTGCTCCAACCTAATGCTTGCGTTAATTTATATACAAGGCCGACGCTGGCGAGATGTTTATAGGGATAGCCGCAACCCGGCGCGAACGGGTCCAGTATCGCTAATGCCTCAGGCAGGTTGCCTTTTACGGGCTGGTGGTGATCGATGATTATGGAGTCTATGTGATGCTTATTTAAGAAATCTACCTCTTCGGCAGCAGTGATCCCGCAGTCGACCGCGATGACAAGTTTCACGCCGTCCTTACGCGCGGTCTCAAGCGCTTCAAGATTAAGGCCGTACCCCTCCTTTACGCGGTCAGGGATATAATTGTGTACGTGGGCGCCGTATCTTTTCAGCGTCGCATACAACAGCGCCGTGGCTGTCAGGCCGTCGACGTCGTAATCGCCGTAAACGAGGATGCGCTCCTTATTTTCTACGGCGGATCTTATCCGCGCGGCCGCTTTCTCCATGTCCTTGAAAAGGAAAGGGTCGTGGAGCGATGAGAGGCCGCACGAGAGGAAACTGCGGGCTTCCTGCGGGTTATTTACGCTTCTTTTTATAAGCAGGCGGGCGAGGACAGGCGATATACCCAGCGCCTCGGCAAGGCCGGCGCCGGCGCTGTCGTCTAACGATTCCATCTCCCATGCCTTTTGCATATCAGGCGGGCTCTATATGGACTATCACATCCGTGACGCCGGGGAATTTTTCGCGAATGCGCTTCTCGATGGTGGTAGACAGGTCGTGGGCCTTCCCGACAGGCATGTTCTTATCCACCGTCACGTGGAGGTCGACATGGATATCATCGGAGCGGCCGCGCGTCCTTATGCGGTGGCAGCCGACTATCTCCTTTATATCGGATAGCGCGTCGCATATATTCTGCACTTCGATGACCGCGTAATCGGTAAGGACCTTTGAGCTCTCCATGAGTATCCTGACCCCGATATACGCGATCAACAGCGATATTATTATGCCTGCGATGACGTCTATGATGGGAAGCCCCATCCTGACGCTGACCAGGCTGATCACGACCGTGATGGAAGTAAAGATGTCCGAACCCGTGTGCATGGCATCAGCCACTAGGAAATCGCTGCCCAGCTGCTTTCCTCTTCTATATTCATATCTCATCACGCCGATATTGACTGCCAGGGTCACGCCCATCACGACGAAGCTGCCCCAATTCGCCGTGGGGTTGATAAGCTCCTGGTGAACCAGCCTGTGCAGGGATGCGGTTATGAGCTTGAAGGCTATAAAGAAGAGCGCCACCGCGATGGCCATCGAGGCGAGGGTCTCATACTTGCCGTGGCCGTAAGGATGTCCGATATCCCTGGGCCGCGACGCCACCGCTATCCCGATCAGGCCGATTATATTCGATGACCCGTCCGAGAGCGAATGGAAACCGTCCGAGGTCATGGCCAGGGATTGCGTCAGGAGGCCGTATATGATCTTGGCCGCGGCCACTCCCCAGTTAAGTACGAGTATCCAGATAAGGATATTTCTTATCTGTATATACCTATTATTTCCCAATTGCTTTCTTCCTCGGCTGGAATGCCAGCACAAGCGGGCTGGCGATATAGACGGTCGAATATACGCCGGAAACAAAACCTACCAGCAGCGCGAACGCGAAATTGCTCAGGACCTCGCCGCCGTAAAGGAAGATCGCCAATACCACGAGGAGAGTTACCCCCGAGGTCAAGAGCGTCCTTCCCAGCGTCTGGTTGACGCTCAGGTTTATCACGTCATACAGGCTCATCTTCCTGTTGAGCCGTATATTTTCCCTTACCCTGTCATAGATGACGATGGTGTCATTTATCGAATAACCGGCGATGGTAAGGAAAGCCGTGACGCTCAGCAGGTCTATCGCCCTGTTCGTCAACGCCAGGAAGCCCAGCGCCACCAAGACGTCATGTATGAGGGCGATGACGCCCGCTGCCGCGAAATTAAAATGCTTGAACCTGAAAGCGACATATATCAATATGCCGATCAGCGACCATATGATCGCGTATACGGCCTTCGTCTTGAGATGTTTTCCCGCGACCGGGCCGACATGCTCTATCTTGAGCATCTGTATATCCTGGTCCGGGAAAGCGCTCTTCAGCTTGTTCGTAAGGTCCGTGCTCTTGTCGGCTGCGGTCCTTATGAGTATGACCCTCGGGTTATCCTTGAACTGCTGGATCGAGGCATCCTCGAGGTTAAGCTCTTTCAGCGTCTTCCTGACGCCTTCGATATCCGGGGCGGACTTGAACATATACTCCTGGAGCTGGCCGCCGGAGAAATCTATTCCGTACGCCTTATCTTGTTTCGAGAAAAATGAGAAGAGACCTACGCCTATCACGATGATAGAGATGGCATAAAATATCTTCCTCTTGCCTATAAAATCGATCTTC
Above is a genomic segment from Candidatus Omnitrophota bacterium containing:
- a CDS encoding phosphate acyltransferase — encoded protein: MRIAVDGMGGDYAPKVVVEGAILAATEYGFEVVIVGDKARIDEELSKAGSVPTGVTVHHASEVIGMDEPGATSARNKKDSS
- the rpmF gene encoding 50S ribosomal protein L32, whose protein sequence is MALPKRKHSKMRRDKSRTHQVLVTPEVTKCPQCFAPVRPHQICPSCGYYKGRKVINIKTKEVKKK
- a CDS encoding YceD family protein, which encodes MKIKINDIPNEGLAIEEKQNASELDLARDDLKFVTPVSLSVFIGRDKDEAYVHVSASGRIEAVCSRCLSSYTVDFKKDFDFSYDLKGKTTLDLTDDIRSEIILEYPVKPLCKDGCKGLCQACGKNLNEGSCGHKTDVQRWNRIEKSGN
- the coaD gene encoding pantetheine-phosphate adenylyltransferase produces the protein MKRKAVYPGTFDPVTYGHIDLIKRALKIFDTVIIAVAHNAEKEPLFSVDERIAMLKKATRGMRGVVIEDFGGLAVDYVRGKGSRVMIRGMRMLSDFEYEFQMALTNRKLAQDIETIFMMPSESYSYLSSKLIKEAFALGADVKSFVPPFVAKALAQKSR
- the rsmD gene encoding 16S rRNA (guanine(966)-N(2))-methyltransferase RsmD, which produces MRITSGIFRSRMIKAPGGIRPTLDNVRKAIFDILGEAVEGAKALDLFAGSGAIGLEALSRGAASCIFADNNRASIKAIKENIEALVPHFHEGAGLVPHFRESVGLLPGGAGQTGVICADFQAAVRRLYGERAKFDIIFMDPPYYKEIAKKTLSLLADCDILSETGVAVIEHSKHDLLPDSSGGLRLFRTARYGDTLVSFYCKGQTK
- the recG gene encoding ATP-dependent DNA helicase RecG, whose product is MITQADKNINTKNQPLNEIPVRYVKGVGPARAEILARLDIGTVEDLLYHFPRRYEDRSRFNTINKVKIGEYSTIRGEVLTAGLRRGKGLALFKMAVGDDTGVIYAVWFNQPYMQKMFKSGDKVVLYGKVERYKDIQITNPEFEIIKDDGEEMIHTGRIVPIYPLTEGISQRGMRSVIKNLLDRYLDEVEEFLPAGIRARNGLPELKEALFNIHFPKSEALRKTAYERIVFDEFFALQAALAQRKARIKGSDDGVAHKVGGELLESFKEVIPFNLTGAQMKAIADIEKDMASTKPMNRLLEGDVGSGKTIVAAYALVLTVSNGYQGVLMAPTEILAQQHFMNLNKLLSPLGINIIILTNSVVDEARDEAKRLIEEGRANIVIGTHALIQEGVKFKDLGLAAIDEQHKFGVDQRVQLKQKGFNPDMLFMTATPIPRTLAMTLYGDLDLSILDEMPKGRIPPKAYWVGEQRREGIYKFIAQEVAAGSQAFIVYPLIEKGKKEDLKAAADMYEKFKKEVFPQFKVGLVHGRLDSEKKERVMADFKSGKAQILVSTTVIEVGIDNPNVSVMLVENPERFGLSQLHQLRGRIGRGNQRSYCILLSDTESEEAKKRLKALIGTTSGFNIAEEDLQLRGPGQFFGTRQHGLPELRYANLVANVKQLEAARKEAFDLVRGDPELKAPGHRQIRDIIRRKFSGKTELKA
- the rpmB gene encoding 50S ribosomal protein L28; the encoded protein is MSKVCDICGKGKMAGKAIKRRGMAKKDGGVGQKITGRSIRRFAPNLQRIKVNLKGVIKTLKVCTACIRSGKIVKA
- the recJ gene encoding single-stranded-DNA-specific exonuclease RecJ, encoding MESLDDSAGAGLAEALGISPVLARLLIKRSVNNPQEARSFLSCGLSSLHDPFLFKDMEKAAARIRSAVENKERILVYGDYDVDGLTATALLYATLKRYGAHVHNYIPDRVKEGYGLNLEALETARKDGVKLVIAVDCGITAAEEVDFLNKHHIDSIIIDHHQPVKGNLPEALAILDPFAPGCGYPYKHLASVGLVYKLTQALGWSSEEDLDLVALGTISDVAPLTGENRILVKHGLKYLAKTQRAGLRALMEVAGIGKKKEFYTETVGFILGPRLNASGRMNSSMHSLKLLLTDDKEEAKKLAEELDKSNRERQAMEAAILKEAVSKVEREVNFKEHRVIVLHGDKWHPGVIGIVASRIVEKFYRPTILVAFNENTGKGSGRSIRNFHLFDALTKCKEHLIEFGGHEHAAGITISKENIDAFRDSLNAVAHEVLQPLDLVPRLEIDAWISLKDITRKFLKELELLEPFGVGNRKPVFAVKGLSLKAKPKILNYNTLKIWVTDGELTYEAVGFKKALDYKLDSASLVFDLAFTPSINVWQGQESIQLQLKDLKFN
- a CDS encoding cation diffusion facilitator family transporter, which gives rise to MGNNRYIQIRNILIWILVLNWGVAAAKIIYGLLTQSLAMTSDGFHSLSDGSSNIIGLIGIAVASRPRDIGHPYGHGKYETLASMAIAVALFFIAFKLITASLHRLVHQELINPTANWGSFVVMGVTLAVNIGVMRYEYRRGKQLGSDFLVADAMHTGSDIFTSITVVISLVSVRMGLPIIDVIAGIIISLLIAYIGVRILMESSKVLTDYAVIEVQNICDALSDIKEIVGCHRIRTRGRSDDIHVDLHVTVDKNMPVGKAHDLSTTIEKRIREKFPGVTDVIVHIEPA